Proteins encoded within one genomic window of Eleutherodactylus coqui strain aEleCoq1 chromosome 1, aEleCoq1.hap1, whole genome shotgun sequence:
- the IQCC gene encoding IQ domain-containing protein C: protein MEREEVAARILQSHIRGFLVRRKLQRVYQEYLDLVREIEGEEVVFDPRKWLLSIPQFTTLDRVQATRQHKPECNGRSHLKLSGVAGQSIEKGTSGSLQVKKMETSIPWVGTEKDVQTLENHCSFPETFACHPKSNGQKRKVDLIETIIPERDMSFIQKAKTERQGLFPNTISPVRDNGITVTGGPVREAGHAEAGGPVREAGHAEAGGPVREAAHAEAGGPVREAAHAEAGSPVREAAHAEAGGPVREAAHAEAGGPVREAVHAEAGGPVREAAHAEAGGPVREAWLGKEVSRIPNPDSEHCLPHCDTTASTFHILEPSKDSSLWCEENVNIEVTMKSASELRKHRSHLAMEMLWVQQAIASRKNYLMVRQRLGSCD from the exons ATGGAGAGGGAAGAAGTTGCTGCGAGAATCTTGCAG TCACATATTCGTGGTTTTCTGGTTCGCCGGAAGCTACAGAGGGTTTATCAGGAATATTTGGATCTGGTGCGAGAGATAGAGGGAGAAGAAGTTGTCTTTGACCCAAGAAAATGGCTCCTATCCATCCCGCAATTTACTACTTTA GATAGAGTTCAAGCAACCAGACAGCACAAACCTGAATGTAATGGCCGTTCCCATCTAAAGCTTTCAGGAGTTGCTGGACAGTCTATAGAAAAAGGAACATCTGGTTCTCTGCAagtgaaaaaaatggaaacaagtaTACCTTGGGTCGGCACCGAAAAAGATGTACAGACCCTGGAAAACCATTGCTCCTTTCCAGAAACATTTGCCTGCCATCCAAAGTCTAATGGGCAGAAAAGGAAGGTTGACCTAATCGAAACCATTATCCCAGAAAGAGACATGTCCtttattcaaaaagccaagacAGAAAGGCAAGGACTCTTTCCAAATACTATTAGCCCAGTGAGAGACAATGGCATTACAGTGACTGGTGGTCCAGTAAGAGAGGCCGGCCACGCAGAGGCTGGTGGTCCAGTAAGAGAGGCCGGCCACGCAGAGGCTGGTGGTCCAGTAAGAGAGGCCGCCCACGCAGAGGCTGGTGGTCCAGTAAGAGAGGCCGCCCACGCAGAGGCTGGTAGTCCAGTAAGAGAGGCCGCCCACGCAGAGGCTGGTGGTCCAGTAAGAGAGGCCGCCCACGCAGAGGCTGGTGGTCCAGTAAGAGAGGCCGTCCACGCAGAGGCTGGTGGTCCAGTAAGAGAGGCCGCCCACGCAGAGGCTGGTGGTCCAGTAAGAGAGGCCTGGCTGGGGAAAGAGGTCTCAAGAATACCTAACCCAGACAGTGAGCATTGCTTACCTCATTGTGATACTACAGCTAGTACCTTTCACATCCTGGAGCCGAGCAAAGACAGTTCGCTATGGTGCGAAGAAAATGTGAATATAG AGGTCACCATGAAGTCTGCAAGTGAGCTAAGAAAGCACAGAAGTCACTTGGCTATGGAAATGTTGTGGGTGCAACAAGCAATTGCTAGTAGAAAGAAT TATCTTATGGTAAGGCAGAGATTGGGATCTTGTGATTGA